From a single Vibrio toranzoniae genomic region:
- a CDS encoding NADH:ubiquinone reductase (Na(+)-transporting) subunit B, whose protein sequence is MGLKKFLEDIEHHFEPGGKHEKWFALYEAAATVFYTPGLITKKSSHVRDSVDLKRIMIMVWFAVFPAMFWGMYNAGGQAIAALNHMYAGAELVSVIDGNWHYWLTEMLGASLGPDAGVGSKMLLGATYFLPIYATVFIVGGFWEVLFCMVRKHEVNEGFFVTSILFALIVPPTLPLWQAALGITFGVVVAKEIFGGTGRNFLNPALAGRAFLFFAYPAQISGDVVWTAADGFSGATALSQWAQGGGSALMNVTSGEAITWMDAFIGNIPGSIGEVSTLALMIGAAMIVYMRIASWRIIAGVMIGMIAVSTLFNVLGSETNAMFSMPWHWHLVLGGFAFGMFFMATDPVSASFTNKGKWWYGILIGAICVMIRVVNPAYPEGMMLAILFANLFAPLFDHVVIEKNIKRRLARYGK, encoded by the coding sequence ATGGGCCTTAAAAAGTTTCTTGAAGACATCGAGCATCATTTTGAGCCAGGTGGTAAACACGAGAAGTGGTTTGCGCTTTACGAAGCAGCAGCGACAGTGTTCTACACGCCAGGTCTTATCACAAAGAAAAGCTCACACGTTCGTGATAGCGTTGATTTAAAACGTATCATGATCATGGTTTGGTTCGCGGTATTCCCAGCAATGTTCTGGGGTATGTACAACGCGGGTGGCCAAGCTATCGCTGCACTTAACCATATGTACGCAGGCGCTGAATTAGTTTCTGTTATCGATGGTAACTGGCACTACTGGCTAACCGAAATGCTTGGCGCCTCCTTAGGGCCCGATGCTGGTGTTGGCAGCAAGATGCTACTTGGTGCGACATACTTCCTACCTATCTATGCAACGGTATTTATCGTTGGTGGTTTCTGGGAAGTTCTGTTCTGTATGGTGCGTAAGCACGAAGTCAACGAAGGTTTCTTTGTTACTTCTATCTTATTTGCGCTTATCGTTCCGCCAACTCTTCCTCTATGGCAAGCAGCACTAGGTATTACCTTCGGTGTTGTTGTAGCGAAAGAGATCTTCGGTGGCACGGGTCGTAACTTCCTGAACCCTGCACTTGCTGGCCGTGCGTTCCTATTCTTTGCATACCCTGCACAGATTTCAGGTGACGTAGTTTGGACTGCTGCAGATGGTTTCTCTGGTGCAACTGCGCTTAGCCAATGGGCTCAAGGCGGCGGTAGCGCACTAATGAACGTAACATCTGGTGAAGCAATCACTTGGATGGACGCATTCATTGGTAACATTCCAGGTTCTATCGGTGAAGTATCGACTCTGGCGCTTATGATTGGTGCTGCGATGATCGTTTACATGCGTATCGCTTCATGGCGTATCATTGCTGGTGTGATGATTGGTATGATCGCTGTATCTACTCTGTTCAACGTGCTCGGTTCTGAGACAAATGCGATGTTCAGCATGCCTTGGCACTGGCACTTAGTTCTAGGTGGCTTCGCGTTTGGTATGTTCTTCATGGCGACAGACCCAGTATCAGCTTCATTTACCAACAAAGGTAAGTGGTGGTACGGCATCTTAATCGGCGCAATTTGTGTAATGATCCGTGTAGTTAACCCTGCATACCCAGAAGGCATGATGCTTGCGATTCTATTCGCAAACCTATTTGCCCCTCTGTTTGACCACGTTGTAATCGAGAAGAACATTAAGCGGAGACTAGCGCGCTATGGCAAGTAA
- a CDS encoding outer membrane protein OmpK: protein MRKSLLTLGLLAATSAPVMAADYSDGDIHKNDYKWLQFNLMGAIDELPGESTHDYLEMEFGGRSGIFDLYGYVDVFNLTSDPGSDKADADSKIFMKFAPRMSLDGLTGKDLSFGPVQELYVATLIEWDGANGGVNTQKVGLGSDVMVPWFGKVGLNLYGTYDSKEKDWNGYQVSMNWFKPFYFFENGSFISYQGYIDYQFGMDDDFAALNTTNGGAMFNGIYWHSDRFAVGYGLKGYKDVYGLKDDGLAGKTTGFGHYVAVTYKF from the coding sequence ATGCGTAAATCACTTTTAACTCTTGGCCTACTTGCAGCAACTTCTGCTCCAGTAATGGCAGCAGATTATTCTGACGGCGACATTCACAAGAACGATTACAAATGGCTTCAATTCAACCTTATGGGTGCAATTGACGAGCTTCCAGGTGAATCAACTCATGATTACCTAGAAATGGAATTCGGCGGCCGCTCTGGTATCTTCGATCTTTACGGTTATGTTGATGTGTTCAACCTAACTTCTGATCCTGGCAGCGACAAAGCTGACGCTGACTCAAAAATCTTTATGAAGTTTGCTCCACGTATGTCTCTAGATGGCCTGACAGGTAAAGATCTGTCTTTCGGTCCAGTTCAAGAGCTATACGTTGCTACTCTTATAGAGTGGGATGGTGCAAACGGTGGTGTGAACACTCAGAAAGTAGGTCTTGGTTCTGACGTAATGGTTCCATGGTTCGGTAAAGTTGGCCTAAACCTTTACGGTACTTACGATTCAAAGGAAAAAGACTGGAACGGCTACCAAGTTTCTATGAACTGGTTCAAACCATTCTACTTCTTCGAGAACGGTTCATTCATCTCTTACCAAGGTTACATCGATTACCAATTTGGTATGGATGACGACTTCGCTGCACTTAACACTACTAACGGTGGTGCTATGTTCAACGGTATCTACTGGCACTCAGACCGCTTCGCGGTTGGTTACGGTCTAAAAGGTTACAAAGACGTATACGGTCTTAAAGATGACGGCCTAGCTGGTAAAACAACTGGCTTCGGTCACTACGTAGCAGTAACTTACAAGTTCTAA
- a CDS encoding methyltransferase, whose protein sequence is MKTELTLHDRTLTLHRFPKRSNETLQAWDAGDEYLLSHVEEMNLEPGKHILIMNDSFGALSAWFSKDHDVTMMSDSFISHRGALKNLQRNQCNRVNFLNTMDAIPHGIDLVIMQLPKTNRHLVWQLSQLRQALPEGCQVIGVNKVKEIHTSTLNLFEKYLGETKTSLAKKKHRLVFSSPNCQPIQTVEPFVEWDVDGEDIRLKNLPNVYSGEALDQGARYMLEHIPQDPELRHIIDLGCGNGVLSVKAGQLNPKARITCVDESFMAVESARQNVKDNLGEEGNFQFIANNCLDGFKKNSTYLVMCNPPFHQQQAITDHIAWQMFCDAKHVLSNGGKLIVIGNRHLGYDVKLARLFGEANVETLELNQKFEILQATREPANFNK, encoded by the coding sequence ATGAAAACCGAACTTACCCTTCACGATAGAACTTTGACCTTACATCGTTTCCCTAAACGTTCAAATGAAACCCTTCAAGCTTGGGATGCGGGCGACGAATACCTGCTCAGTCATGTTGAAGAGATGAACCTTGAACCTGGCAAACACATACTGATCATGAACGACAGCTTTGGTGCTCTATCTGCTTGGTTCTCGAAAGATCATGATGTCACCATGATGAGCGACTCATTTATCTCTCATCGCGGTGCGCTAAAAAACTTACAGCGAAATCAATGTAATCGAGTCAACTTTTTAAACACAATGGATGCTATCCCACACGGTATCGATCTTGTGATCATGCAACTACCAAAAACCAACCGCCACCTTGTATGGCAGTTAAGTCAGTTACGCCAAGCACTGCCTGAAGGCTGCCAAGTGATCGGTGTCAACAAAGTAAAAGAGATCCACACCTCTACACTTAACCTTTTCGAAAAATACCTAGGCGAGACCAAAACCTCATTAGCGAAGAAAAAGCACCGCTTGGTTTTCTCTTCTCCAAATTGCCAACCGATTCAAACTGTTGAGCCGTTTGTTGAGTGGGATGTAGACGGTGAAGATATCCGCCTGAAAAATTTACCGAATGTTTACTCAGGGGAAGCACTCGATCAAGGCGCTCGCTATATGCTAGAGCACATACCTCAAGATCCTGAGCTACGTCATATTATCGACCTAGGCTGTGGCAACGGTGTATTGAGTGTAAAAGCCGGGCAATTGAATCCCAAAGCTCGTATCACCTGCGTTGATGAGAGTTTTATGGCCGTTGAATCAGCACGACAAAACGTCAAGGATAACCTTGGTGAAGAAGGTAACTTCCAATTCATTGCTAACAACTGTTTAGATGGCTTTAAGAAAAACAGCACCTACTTGGTGATGTGTAACCCTCCGTTCCATCAACAACAAGCGATTACTGATCACATTGCATGGCAAATGTTCTGTGATGCGAAGCATGTTCTTAGCAATGGCGGAAAATTAATTGTTATTGGTAACCGACACCTCGGATACGATGTAAAACTCGCAAGATTATTTGGTGAAGCGAACGTTGAAACGCTTGAACTAAACCAAAAATTTGAGATATTACAGGCAACAAGAGAACCTGCTAATTTTAATAAATAA
- a CDS encoding peptidylprolyl isomerase, translated as MSRIFTSIVLMLVSVSVWAGPKVNVETTLGNFTIELNQEQAPISAENFLKYVEDGSYEGTIFHRVIPGFMAQGGGFDQDMDQQATYGPIKNEGSNGLKNDTATIAMARTNAPDSATRQFFINFADNDFLNAKGANPGYAVFGKVTEGFDVVQKMATIPTKRMGRMSDIPIDPIIINKVTLLK; from the coding sequence ATGAGCCGTATCTTTACTTCTATCGTATTAATGCTGGTGAGCGTGAGCGTTTGGGCTGGTCCTAAAGTGAACGTGGAAACAACATTAGGCAACTTCACTATTGAGCTTAATCAAGAGCAAGCACCGATTAGCGCTGAGAACTTCCTAAAATACGTTGAAGACGGCAGCTATGAAGGCACTATCTTCCACCGAGTTATTCCTGGCTTTATGGCTCAAGGTGGTGGCTTCGATCAAGACATGGATCAACAAGCGACTTATGGCCCTATCAAAAACGAAGGCAGTAACGGTCTAAAGAATGATACAGCAACGATCGCTATGGCTCGCACTAATGCGCCTGATTCTGCAACTCGTCAGTTCTTCATTAACTTTGCTGACAATGATTTCTTAAACGCGAAAGGCGCTAATCCTGGTTACGCTGTATTTGGTAAAGTGACTGAGGGATTTGATGTCGTACAGAAGATGGCTACCATTCCGACTAAGCGAATGGGCCGTATGTCAGACATCCCAATAGACCCTATCATCATCAACAAAGTAACACTTCTTAAGTAA
- a CDS encoding Na(+)-translocating NADH-quinone reductase subunit C: MASNNDSIKKTLFVVIALSLVCSIIVSTAAVVLKPKQEANAVLDKQTKILEVAGIELAGDIPALYADNIEPRLVDLATGDFVEGDAAEYNQRKAAKDPAQSIKLSADDDIAKIIRRANTATVYLVKDGTETSKVIIPIHGNGLWSMMYAFVAVETDGNTVAGITYYEQGETPGLGGEVENPTWRDQFVGKKLFDENHKPAIKVVKGGAPQGSEHGVDGLSGATLTSVGVQHTFDFWLGEMGFGPFLAKVRDGGLN, encoded by the coding sequence ATGGCAAGTAATAACGATAGCATTAAAAAGACGCTGTTTGTTGTTATCGCATTGAGCCTTGTGTGCTCAATCATCGTTTCAACAGCTGCAGTTGTTCTTAAACCTAAACAAGAAGCTAACGCAGTTCTGGATAAGCAAACTAAGATCCTGGAAGTTGCAGGCATTGAACTTGCGGGTGATATTCCAGCACTGTACGCCGATAATATTGAACCTCGTTTAGTTGATTTGGCTACTGGCGACTTTGTTGAAGGCGATGCTGCTGAATACAATCAACGTAAAGCAGCAAAAGATCCAGCTCAATCAATCAAGCTTTCAGCTGACGATGACATCGCGAAGATTATTCGCCGTGCGAACACTGCGACAGTGTACCTAGTGAAAGATGGCACTGAAACTTCTAAAGTTATCATTCCTATTCACGGTAATGGCCTTTGGTCAATGATGTACGCATTCGTTGCGGTAGAAACAGATGGTAACACTGTGGCTGGCATCACATACTACGAGCAAGGTGAAACTCCTGGACTTGGTGGTGAAGTTGAGAACCCAACTTGGCGTGATCAGTTCGTTGGTAAGAAATTATTCGACGAAAACCACAAACCAGCGATTAAGGTAGTTAAAGGTGGCGCTCCTCAAGGTTCAGAGCACGGTGTAGATGGACTTTCTGGTGCAACACTGACTAGTGTTGGTGTTCAACATACATTTGACTTCTGGTTAGGTGAAATGGGCTTTGGTCCTTTCCTAGCAAAAGTTCGTGACGGAGGTCTGAACTAA
- the bolA gene encoding transcriptional regulator BolA — MIQEVIETKLHNEFSPSHLNVVNESYMHNVPAGSESHFKVIVVSDVFEGLRLIARHRAVNKVLSEELANNIHALSIHTYTKDEWMKQLDNVPDSPMCMGGGKS; from the coding sequence ATGATCCAAGAAGTTATCGAAACAAAATTGCACAATGAGTTTTCACCAAGTCATTTAAACGTGGTGAATGAGAGCTATATGCACAATGTTCCGGCTGGTTCTGAAAGTCATTTTAAAGTGATTGTTGTCAGCGATGTGTTTGAAGGTTTGCGTCTTATTGCTCGTCATCGAGCGGTCAATAAAGTACTTTCAGAAGAGCTAGCGAATAATATTCACGCCCTGTCCATTCACACTTATACAAAAGATGAATGGATGAAGCAGCTAGATAACGTGCCAGATAGCCCAATGTGTATGGGTGGTGGTAAGTCATAG
- a CDS encoding AmpG family muropeptide MFS transporter, translating into MSSGSPSLSWMQTFRSYLDKRLLWVFMLGCSSGFPWVLIGSNMSGWLKDAGLTRAAIGYFGSVFAVYAINFLWAPLVDRVKLPILHAILGQRRSWIFLCQSAVLICTLFIAGVNPADDLVLASMLALGIAIASSTQDIAIDAFRIDTFPKSESSKLPQASAMTVIGWWTGYSLPGYLAFINADSVGWNGVYYGMAGIVAILMLFTLLVGEPKTKRDSLQAEAERRHRQIVGNPIVVWLTVTVAEPFLDFFKRNGFRVALTLLLFVFLFKIGEAFLGRMSITFYKEIGFSNEQIGYYSKLIGWGLTMLFTLIGSMVNVKFGIVRGLMIGGIAMAASNLMFAWIAQVGPNEHLFLATLMVDNFTSAFSTVAFVSFLTMVTGQAFSATQYALLASLGNLGRTTLASFSGEVVDYLNDWSTFFILTALMVIPSLIMLYSLRHFFTDLLEKAKNHQE; encoded by the coding sequence ATGTCATCAGGCTCTCCCTCTCTTTCTTGGATGCAGACTTTTCGCAGCTACCTAGATAAACGTCTACTTTGGGTGTTTATGTTAGGCTGTTCAAGTGGCTTCCCATGGGTTCTTATTGGCTCCAACATGTCTGGTTGGCTAAAAGATGCAGGTTTAACAAGAGCTGCTATTGGCTATTTTGGTAGCGTATTTGCCGTTTATGCCATTAACTTTCTATGGGCCCCCCTGGTAGACCGAGTCAAACTACCAATCCTACATGCGATATTAGGCCAACGGCGTAGTTGGATATTTTTGTGTCAAAGCGCTGTATTGATCTGCACGCTCTTCATTGCTGGAGTAAACCCAGCCGATGATCTTGTTCTAGCTTCGATGTTAGCTTTAGGCATAGCGATTGCTTCATCGACTCAAGATATTGCGATCGATGCCTTTCGAATTGATACATTTCCAAAGTCAGAGTCATCTAAACTGCCTCAAGCTTCTGCTATGACGGTTATAGGTTGGTGGACAGGCTATTCGCTACCCGGTTACCTTGCCTTCATAAATGCTGATTCAGTTGGCTGGAATGGTGTTTACTACGGTATGGCTGGTATTGTCGCAATTCTAATGTTGTTCACATTACTCGTTGGCGAACCAAAAACGAAACGAGATAGCTTACAAGCAGAAGCCGAACGCCGTCATCGTCAAATAGTAGGTAACCCTATTGTTGTCTGGCTTACCGTGACCGTCGCAGAACCCTTCCTAGACTTCTTCAAACGCAATGGATTTAGAGTCGCTCTAACTTTATTACTTTTCGTCTTTCTATTTAAGATAGGCGAAGCCTTCTTGGGAAGAATGTCGATCACATTCTATAAAGAAATTGGCTTCTCTAACGAGCAAATCGGTTACTACTCTAAATTAATCGGTTGGGGGTTAACTATGTTATTCACCTTAATTGGCAGTATGGTCAATGTTAAATTTGGTATAGTTCGCGGGTTAATGATCGGCGGTATTGCAATGGCAGCCAGTAATCTAATGTTCGCATGGATCGCCCAAGTTGGTCCAAATGAGCATCTGTTCTTAGCCACGCTGATGGTTGATAACTTCACATCTGCCTTCTCAACCGTTGCATTTGTTTCTTTCCTGACAATGGTAACTGGCCAAGCATTCTCTGCAACCCAATACGCTCTGCTTGCATCATTGGGAAATTTAGGTCGGACAACACTGGCATCATTCAGCGGTGAAGTCGTTGATTACCTCAATGACTGGTCGACTTTCTTCATACTGACAGCATTAATGGTGATTCCGAGTTTGATCATGCTCTATTCATTACGCCACTTTTTCACTGATTTATTAGAAAAAGCCAAAAACCATCAAGAATAG
- a CDS encoding NADH:ubiquinone reductase (Na(+)-transporting) subunit D, with protein sequence MSSAKEIKKSVLAPVLDNNPIALQVLGVCSALAVTTKLETAFVMTIAVMFVTALSNFFVSLIRNHIPNSVRIIVQMAIIASLVIVVDQVLKAYLYDISKQLSVFVGLIITNCIVMGRAEAFAMKSAPIPSLIDGLGNGLGYGFVLITVGFFRELLGSGKLFGMEVLPLVSNGGWYQPNGLMLLAPSAFFLIGFLIWTIRVFKPEQVEAKG encoded by the coding sequence ATGTCTAGTGCAAAAGAAATTAAAAAAAGCGTATTAGCGCCTGTGTTGGACAACAACCCAATCGCGCTACAGGTTCTTGGTGTGTGTTCTGCTCTTGCGGTTACCACTAAACTAGAAACAGCATTTGTTATGACTATCGCGGTAATGTTTGTTACTGCTTTGTCTAACTTCTTCGTTTCTTTGATCCGTAACCACATTCCTAACAGTGTACGTATCATCGTTCAGATGGCAATTATCGCATCATTAGTAATCGTGGTTGACCAAGTGCTTAAAGCATACCTATACGATATCTCTAAGCAGCTATCTGTATTCGTAGGCCTAATCATTACGAACTGTATTGTAATGGGTCGTGCTGAAGCATTCGCAATGAAGTCTGCACCAATCCCATCTTTAATCGATGGTCTTGGCAACGGTCTTGGTTACGGTTTCGTTCTTATCACTGTTGGTTTCTTCCGTGAGCTTCTAGGCTCTGGCAAACTATTTGGTATGGAAGTACTACCTCTAGTGAGTAACGGTGGTTGGTATCAGCCGAATGGCTTGATGCTTCTAGCACCTTCTGCGTTCTTCCTAATTGGTTTCTTGATTTGGACAATTCGTGTGTTCAAACCTGAACAAGTAGAAGCGAAGGGGTAA
- a CDS encoding Na(+)-translocating NADH-quinone reductase subunit A — protein sequence MITINKGLDLPIAGTPSQVINDGKSITKVALLGEEYVGMRPTMHARVGDEVKKGQVLFADKKNPGVVFTSPASGKVIEVNRGAKRVLQSVVIEIAGNEQITFNNYEANQLAGLDRETVKTQLVESGAWTALRTRPFSKVPAIDSETQAIFVTAMDTNPLAAEPELIINEQSDAFVAGLDLLSTLTNGKVYVCKKGTSLPRSAQSNVEEHVFDGPHPAGLAGTHMHYLYPVNAQNVAWSINYQDVIAFGKLFLTGEIHSERVVALAGPVVNNPRLVRTLIGASLEELTDSELMPGEVRVISGSVLTGTKATGPHAFLGRYHQQVSVLREGRDKELFGWAMPGKNKFSVTRAFLGHLFTGQLFNMTTTTNGSDRSMVPIGNYERVMPLDMEPTLLLRDLCAGDIDSAQALGALELDEEDVALCTFVCPGKYEYGQLLRECLDTIEKEG from the coding sequence ATGATTACAATAAATAAGGGTTTGGACCTTCCTATTGCAGGAACTCCATCCCAGGTGATTAATGATGGTAAGTCCATCACTAAAGTCGCCTTGCTTGGCGAAGAGTACGTTGGTATGCGTCCTACGATGCATGCTCGCGTTGGTGATGAAGTGAAGAAAGGCCAAGTTCTTTTTGCAGATAAAAAGAACCCAGGTGTTGTATTTACTTCTCCAGCAAGCGGTAAAGTTATTGAAGTGAACCGTGGTGCTAAGCGTGTTCTTCAATCAGTAGTGATTGAAATAGCAGGCAATGAGCAAATCACGTTCAATAACTATGAAGCCAACCAACTAGCAGGTCTTGACCGTGAAACGGTTAAAACTCAGTTAGTTGAGTCTGGCGCATGGACCGCTTTGCGAACTCGTCCGTTCAGCAAGGTTCCAGCCATTGATTCTGAAACTCAGGCTATTTTTGTAACTGCTATGGATACGAATCCGTTAGCAGCTGAGCCAGAATTAATCATTAACGAGCAGTCTGATGCTTTCGTTGCTGGTTTAGATCTTCTTTCAACATTGACTAACGGCAAAGTGTACGTTTGTAAAAAAGGCACTAGCTTGCCTCGTTCTGCTCAGTCTAACGTTGAAGAACATGTTTTTGATGGCCCACACCCTGCAGGTCTTGCAGGCACGCATATGCATTACCTTTACCCGGTAAATGCACAAAATGTAGCGTGGAGCATTAACTACCAAGATGTTATCGCATTCGGTAAGCTTTTCCTTACTGGTGAGATTCATTCTGAGCGTGTTGTTGCTCTGGCTGGCCCAGTGGTTAACAACCCACGTCTAGTTCGTACTCTAATTGGTGCTAGCCTTGAAGAGTTAACAGACAGTGAGTTAATGCCAGGCGAAGTTCGTGTGATTTCTGGTTCTGTACTCACGGGTACTAAAGCAACAGGTCCACATGCTTTTCTTGGTCGTTACCATCAGCAAGTTTCTGTTCTACGTGAAGGTCGTGATAAAGAGCTATTCGGCTGGGCTATGCCTGGTAAGAACAAGTTCTCTGTTACTCGTGCATTCCTTGGTCACCTGTTTACAGGTCAGTTGTTCAATATGACAACGACAACAAACGGCAGTGATCGTTCGATGGTTCCAATTGGTAACTATGAGCGCGTGATGCCTCTAGATATGGAACCTACATTGCTACTTCGTGATCTATGTGCAGGCGATATTGATAGTGCTCAAGCACTAGGTGCGCTAGAGCTAGACGAAGAAGATGTAGCATTGTGTACCTTTGTATGTCCAGGCAAGTACGAGTACGGTCAACTACTTCGTGAATGCCTAGATACGATTGAGAAGGAAGGGTAA
- a CDS encoding YajG family lipoprotein gives MKKLILAASIMALTACSAPQQEQINVMPEASLSSSNLVQGKTYTLTSKDVRAAQYVALVDSGRSNIQPIHAKQNMRISLENALAKQLDSQGFRASVNSENSIVLEIQEALVTVEHTIMENQMDGKVTLEVTAETPEGKLVKTFNGTAVRTGALSASNDDISMVLNDVLNLVLTEIANDQELQTYMKERF, from the coding sequence ATGAAAAAACTGATTTTGGCTGCTTCTATTATGGCTTTGACGGCATGTTCAGCCCCTCAGCAAGAACAGATCAACGTAATGCCAGAAGCTTCACTAAGCTCAAGCAACCTTGTACAAGGCAAAACATACACGCTCACAAGTAAAGATGTCCGTGCTGCTCAATATGTAGCATTGGTTGATAGCGGCCGTTCAAATATTCAGCCGATTCACGCTAAGCAAAACATGCGTATTTCTCTAGAAAACGCGCTAGCAAAACAGCTGGACTCTCAAGGTTTCCGTGCAAGCGTAAACAGTGAAAACTCGATTGTTTTAGAGATTCAAGAAGCACTCGTTACCGTAGAACACACCATCATGGAAAACCAAATGGACGGTAAAGTGACGCTTGAAGTAACCGCTGAGACACCTGAAGGCAAACTGGTTAAGACATTCAATGGTACAGCCGTTCGAACTGGTGCGTTAAGCGCTTCAAACGACGACATCTCAATGGTCCTTAATGATGTGCTCAATTTAGTACTTACTGAGATTGCTAACGACCAAGAGCTACAAACTTACATGAAGGAACGTTTCTAA
- the panE gene encoding 2-dehydropantoate 2-reductase, which yields MNITIVGPGAIGSLWAIKLLQAGHNVSLWSRSSEISTDLSLDERTSISFSNNNIEKLSASDLVIVTVKAWQVEEATTPLLQYLAPDTILMFMHNGMGAVDEIATQIDAHPVVLATTTQAAFKSDRNNVSHTGIGQTQLGAFNLKGQQCTFLVDVLEHALPTVNWNPKIKTALWTKLAINCAINPLTGLEQIKNGELADQRFSETLNSIIHELTQVMQAEGITYSFNELEASVNKVIHATAQNNSSMKQDMFYQRKTEIDFITGHLIKTALKHQIEVPTNQKLLAMVKERENSWNHQD from the coding sequence GTGAACATCACGATTGTTGGGCCTGGGGCTATTGGATCTTTGTGGGCCATAAAACTACTTCAAGCGGGTCATAATGTCTCTTTGTGGAGTCGCTCTTCTGAAATCTCTACAGACCTATCGCTTGATGAGCGAACTTCAATTTCCTTCAGTAACAACAATATCGAAAAGCTATCTGCAAGTGACTTAGTGATCGTCACGGTCAAGGCTTGGCAAGTGGAAGAAGCCACCACTCCGTTACTTCAATATCTCGCCCCTGACACCATTCTTATGTTCATGCACAACGGAATGGGAGCAGTAGACGAGATAGCCACTCAAATTGATGCTCATCCGGTAGTATTGGCGACCACCACCCAAGCAGCTTTTAAATCCGACCGCAACAATGTATCCCACACAGGAATCGGCCAAACTCAACTAGGGGCTTTTAACCTCAAAGGTCAGCAATGCACTTTTTTGGTTGATGTGTTGGAACACGCCCTACCAACCGTGAACTGGAACCCTAAGATAAAAACGGCACTTTGGACTAAGCTCGCCATCAATTGTGCTATCAACCCACTGACTGGATTAGAACAAATTAAGAATGGGGAGCTCGCCGATCAACGCTTCAGCGAGACGCTGAATTCCATCATTCACGAACTCACGCAAGTAATGCAGGCGGAAGGTATTACTTATTCATTCAATGAGTTAGAAGCAAGCGTCAACAAGGTTATTCACGCCACAGCACAGAACAACTCTTCAATGAAGCAAGATATGTTTTATCAGCGAAAGACTGAGATCGACTTCATTACCGGGCACCTTATAAAGACCGCACTCAAGCATCAAATAGAAGTACCCACTAACCAAAAGCTGCTCGCAATGGTTAAAGAACGAGAAAATAGCTGGAATCATCAAGATTAG